Proteins found in one Camelus bactrianus isolate YW-2024 breed Bactrian camel chromosome X, ASM4877302v1, whole genome shotgun sequence genomic segment:
- the COX7B gene encoding cytochrome c oxidase subunit 7B, mitochondrial has translation MMFPLARNALSRLGVRSIQQTVARQSHQKRAPDFHDKYGNAVLASGATFCIAVWTYAATQIGIEWNLSPVGRVTPKGWRDQ, from the exons ATGATGTTTCCCTTGGCCAGAAACGCACTAAGTCGTCTCGGAG ttcGAAGCATTCAGCAAACAGTGGCAAGGCAGAGCCACCAGAAACGGGCACCTGATTTCCATGACAAATATGGTAATGCTGTATTAGCTAGTGGAGCCACTTTTTGTATTGCTGTATGGACATAT GCAGCAACACAAATTGGAATAGAATGGAACCTGTCCCCTGTTGGCAGAGTCACTCCAAAGGGATGGAGAGATCAGTAA